The Cellulomonas oligotrophica sequence GGGGGTGTCCTGCGGGACCTCGTAGACCTCGGGTGCGCTCATCGGGCCCTCATCCTCGGGTCGATCAGCCCGTACGACACGTCGACGAGCAGGTTCACCATCGCGTAGACCACGGCGATCAGCAGGATGAAGCCCTGCAGCACCGCGTAGTCGAGCGAGAAGATGGCGTCGGACAGGAACTTGCCGATCCCGGGGTAGGCGAACACGGTCTCGGTCAGCACGGCCCCCGACAGGAGCAGGCCGACCTGCAGGCCGATCGTGGTCGACACCGGGAGCATGGCGTTGTGCAGGATCACGCGGCCGCGCACGTGGTCCGGGCGCATGCCCTTGGCCCGCGCCGTGCGCACGTAGTCGGCGTGCTGCACGTCGATGACGGACGCGCGGGTGATCCGGGCGATGATCGCCAGCGGGATCGAGCCGAGCGCGACGGCCGGCAGGACGAGGTGGACGAAGGCGTCCCAGCTCGCGTCCCACTCCCGGGTCAGCAGCCCGTCGAGCACGTAGAAGCCGGTCGGGTGCGTGGCGATCATCGCGGGGTCCTGGCGCCCGGACGACGGGAACCAGCCGAGCTGCACCGCGAACAGCCACTTGAGCAGGAACGCGAGGAAGAACACCGGCACGGTGACGCCCAGGAGCGAGACGACCACGGCGACGTGGTCGACGGACCGGCCCTGGTGGCGGGCGGCGAGGTACCCGAGCGGGATGCCCACGCCGACCGCCACCAGGAGGGCGACGAGCGAGAGCTCGATCGTCGCCGGGAACCGCAGGAGGAACTCGTCCAGCACGGGGCGTCCCGTGCGCGTCGAGACCCCGAAGTTGCCCTGCAGCAGCTGGCCGAGCCAGGTCACGTACTGCTCGGGCAGGGGCCGGTCGAAGCCGTAGAGCTGGTTGATCCGCTCGACGGCCTCCGGGGTGGCGCGCTCCCCCAGGAGGGCCTGGGCAGGCCCCCCGGGGAGAGCGCGCACCCACAGGAACAGCAGGATCGACAACCCGAGCAGGGTCGGGACGAGCAGCGCCAGGCGCCGCAGGATCAGTCGGGTCATCGGGTGGTGCAGCTCCTCAGTCCGTGAACGTGATCACGTTGTAGACCTCGTCCTGGACCGGCGACGCCGGGTACCCCTGGACGTAGGGCGCGAACGCGAGCGAGGGCACGGGGTGGGCGAGCGGGACGCCGGGCAGGAAGTCGAGGATCGCCGCGTTGGCCTCCTCGTACGCCGCGGTCTGCTCGTCGATGTCGGCGACGTAGCGCGCGTCGTTGATGGCCGCGAACAGGTCCTCGTTCTCGAAGCCCCACTCGTTCGACGGGCCGCCGAAGAAGACACCGATGAAGTTGTAGGTGTCGTTGTAGTCGCCGGTCCAGCCCAGCAGGTGCAGGCCGTGGTCCTCGCCGCCCTGGATCTTGTCCAGGTACTCCGGGTTCCACGGGTCCGGGACGGGGTTGACCGTGATGCCGACGGCCTCGAGGTCGGCGGTGATCGCGGTGAAGACCTGCTCCGGCGTCGGCATGTAGGGCCGCGAGACGTTCGTCGGGTAGTTGAAGTCGAGCGTCAGGTCCGACTTGCCGGCCTCGGCGAGGAGCTCGCGCGCCTTGTCCGGGTCGTACTCGTACGTCGTGACGTCCTCGTTCCAGCCGGCCACGACGGGCGGGACGAAGTTGGTCGCGACCTCGGTGCCCTCGGGGAGGGTCTGGGCGACCAGCGCCTCCTTGTTGATCGCGTGCGCGATCGCCTGCCGCACGCGCAGGTCGGCGAGGTCGGGGTTGGCCTGGTTCATGCCCAGGTAGAGGATGTTGAACGGGTCGCGGTTGACGATCTCGTAGCCCTCGTCCGCGAGCGCGACGACGTCGGCCGGCCCGACGAGGTCGTAGCCGTCGATGTCACCGGCCTGCAGCGCCTGCCGGCGGGCGGTGGCGTCGGCGATGATCGGGAAGACGATCCGGCGGACCTGGCCCTGCTCGCCCCAGTAGTCCTCGTTGGCCGACAGGACGACCTCCTCGCCCG is a genomic window containing:
- a CDS encoding ABC transporter substrate-binding protein is translated as MRTRWQTVAGGVAVGLVLTGCAASDRDAEEGASASGGRDTFIFAASSDPASLDPAFASDGESFRIARQIFEGLVGVEPGTADPAPLLAESWEVSEDGLEYTFALKEGVTFHDGTDFDAEAVCFNFDRWNGFTGVLQSESLSYYWQKVNGGFAESDVETLDGTGKYESCEAADPSTAVVTLQSPLPELISALSLPAFSMQSPTALEEYDADGVTGEGDAPVLPEYATGHPTGTGPFVFESWSPGEEVVLSANEDYWGEQGQVRRIVFPIIADATARRQALQAGDIDGYDLVGPADVVALADEGYEIVNRDPFNILYLGMNQANPDLADLRVRQAIAHAINKEALVAQTLPEGTEVATNFVPPVVAGWNEDVTTYEYDPDKARELLAEAGKSDLTLDFNYPTNVSRPYMPTPEQVFTAITADLEAVGITVNPVPDPWNPEYLDKIQGGEDHGLHLLGWTGDYNDTYNFIGVFFGGPSNEWGFENEDLFAAINDARYVADIDEQTAAYEEANAAILDFLPGVPLAHPVPSLAFAPYVQGYPASPVQDEVYNVITFTD
- a CDS encoding ABC transporter permease codes for the protein MTRLILRRLALLVPTLLGLSILLFLWVRALPGGPAQALLGERATPEAVERINQLYGFDRPLPEQYVTWLGQLLQGNFGVSTRTGRPVLDEFLLRFPATIELSLVALLVAVGVGIPLGYLAARHQGRSVDHVAVVVSLLGVTVPVFFLAFLLKWLFAVQLGWFPSSGRQDPAMIATHPTGFYVLDGLLTREWDASWDAFVHLVLPAVALGSIPLAIIARITRASVIDVQHADYVRTARAKGMRPDHVRGRVILHNAMLPVSTTIGLQVGLLLSGAVLTETVFAYPGIGKFLSDAIFSLDYAVLQGFILLIAVVYAMVNLLVDVSYGLIDPRMRAR